Part of the Mycolicibacterium mengxianglii genome is shown below.
ACGTTGCGGTTGCGCGGTGACTACCTGGCGATCGTCACACTGGGATTCGGCGAGATCATCCGCCTGCTGGCCGACAACCTCAACGATGTCACCAATGGATCCCGCGGATTGGGGTCCATCGGCTTCCCGCAGATTGGTGACGACAAGGTGCCGGGCGGCTACTTCTCCGGCGCCAACGCGATGGGCGATGCCAACAACGGCACCTGGTGGTACTGGCTCGGGCTCTTCATGGTGGCGATCATCCTGTTGCTGGTGGGCAACCTGGAACGCAGCCGGGTAGGCCGCGCCTGGGTGGCGATCCGTGAAGACGAGGACGCCGCAGAGGTGATGGGTGTCAACACCTTCCGCTTCAAACTGTGGGCGTTCACCATCGGTGCCGCGATCGGCGGCCTGTCGGGCGCGCTCTACGCCGGTCAGGTGCAGTTCGTCGCTCCCACCAACTTCAACATCATCAACTCCATGCTGTTCTTGTGCGCGGTGGTGCTCGGCGGGCAGGGCAACAAGCTCGGCGTCATCTTCGGTGCATTCGTCATCGTGTACCTGCCGAACCGGCTGCTGGGTGTGCACCTGTTCGGCGTCAACCTGGGGGACCTGAAATATCTGTTCTTCGGGCTGGCGCTGGTGCTGCTGATGATCTTCCGCCCGCAGGGCTTGTTCCCGGTGCGCCAGCAGTTGCTCAGCTACGGCAGCTCGGCGCGCAAACTACTCAGCAGTGCCGACGATTCGAAGGCGGCCGCATGACGGACAATCCGCTGATCGACGAGGACATGGCCGCGCTGCATCGCGAGGTCCATGCCGCCGAAGGCGAAACCCTGTTGGAGACCCAGGATCTGACGGTCAAGTTCGGCGGGCTGACGGCGCTGGACGCCGTGAACTTCCGGATCAAACGGGGCGAGATCCTCGGGCTGATCGGACCCAACGGAGCGGGCAAGACCACCTGCTTCAACGCGATCACCGGGGTGTATCGACCGACCTCGGGTTCGGTGACCTTCGACGGTGAGCCGCTGGGCCGGATCAAGCGTCACGAGATCACCCGCAAGGGAATCGCCCGGACGTTCCAGAACATCCGGCTCTGGGGTGAGATGACGGCGTTGGAGAACGTGGTCGTAGGCACCGACGCCAGGCACCTCACCTCGGTGCCGGGCGCCTTGTTCCGCACTTCGCGCCACCGTCGCGAGGAGCAGTCGGCCATCGAGAAGGCTGCGGCGCTGCTGCAGTTCGTCGGTATCGCCCACCGCGGGGAAGAGAAGGCCAAGAATCTGCCGTACGGCGATCAGCGCCGGCTCGAGATCGCCCGGGCGCTGGCGACCGAGCCGAAGCTGTTGTGCCTGGACGAGCCGGCCGCGGGGTTCAACCCGAGTGAGAAATCGGCTCTGATCGAGCTGATCCAGGCGATCCGCGACGACGGCTACACGGTGTTGCTCATCGAGCATGACATGCGGCTGGTCATGGGCGTGACCGACCGGATCGTGGTGCTGGAGTTCGGTCGTAAGATCGCCGACGGCCTACCCGCCGAGATCCGCGAGGACCCGAAGGTGGTCGCCGCCTACCTGGGAGTGCCTGATGACGAACTCGAATGACCCGGACCGGCAGGTACTGCTGGAGATCCGCGATGCAGTGGTGCACTACGGCAGGATCGAAGCGCTGCACGGTGTTTCGCTGACCGTCCATCAGGGCGAATTGGTGACACTACTGGGCTCCAACGGCGCGGGGAAGACCACGCTGATGCGCGCGGTCTCCGGTCTGCGGCCGCTGACCTCTGGCTCGGTGTGGTTCGAGGGCCGCGACATCTCCCGGGTCAAGGCCCACAACCGTGTCACCGAGGGTCTGATCCAGGCGCCGGAAGGCCGTGGTGTGTTCCCCGGTATGACCGTCACCGAGAACCTCGAAATGGGTTGCTACGGAAGGAAGTTCCCCAGCAAGGCCGAGCACCGTGAACGGCTGGATTGGGTGTTCACGACGTTCCCCAGGCTGGAGGAGCGGGCTACCCAGGTGGGCGGCACGCTCTCTGGTGGTGAGCAGCAGATGCTGGCCATCGGACGCGCGCTGATGGCCCGTCCCCGGGTGCTGCTCCTGGACGAGCCGTCAATGGGGCTGGCGCCGATGGTGATTTCGCAGATCTTCAAGATCATTTCCGACATCAACGCCCAGGGAACCACTGTCCTGTTGGTCGAGCAGAACGCCCAGCAGGCACTGAGCCGCTCCGACCGCGCCTACATCCTGGAGACCGGCAATATCACCCGCACTGGTCCTGCCAGGGATCTGTTGGCCGACGACAGTATTCGCGCCGCCTACCTCGGTGTTGCCTGACGTTGCTGACGGGGGTGTTATGGTCGCCCGGTGGAACTACTACGCAACGTAGTTGTGTTGCTGCACATCGTCGGATTCGCAATCACGTTCGGCGCCTGGGTGACCGAGGCGGCGGCGCAGCGTTTCCGCACCAGCCGAGTGATGGATTACGGCTTGCTGGTGTCGCTTGTCACCGGCTTGGCGCTCGCCGCCCCGTGGCCCGCGGGGATCGAACTCAATTACCCGAAGATCGGCACCAAACTGGTGCTGCTCGTCATCCTGGGCGGAGTGCTCGGCATGGGTAATGCCCGTCAACGGCGCACTGGTGAGAGCGTGCCGCGGCCCTTGTTCTATGCCGTGGGTGCGCTGTCCTTCGTGACGGCCGGTATCGCCGTTCTCTGGTGAACGATTCCGGTGTTACCGCCGGCGGATGTGGCACTCAGGTCGTTGGTTCCAGGGCATCATCGCAGGCGGTGTCCGCGGCTGCGTCGCGCCACGGAGCGGACTCGCGCGCGAGCCGTTCGGCGACGACCTCCCGCCGTTCCAGCGCGTCCCGCCCGACCGGGAGGTGCAGCGGCAGCCGCTCGCCAGAGACCACCCGGTAGATGAACGCGGCGGCTTTGACCGGATCGCCCAGCTGGGTGTGGTTGGACTGCCCCGCCCAGTCCAGTGTCGCGTGCGCCGGCGTGCCGGCATAGGCAGCGACGCGGTGCCTGGGCAGGTGCAGTGAACTCGGATCCAGGAAGTCGGTGCGAAGCACGCCCGGCTCGACCACCATGCTCTGAACACCGAACGGTGCCAGCTCGGCGGCCAGCGCCTCGCTGATGCCGGCAACGGCGAACTTGCTGGCCGAGTACATGCTCACCCCCGGCTCACCTTCGAACCCGGAGCGTGAGCCCACGTGGACGAGCTTGCCCGACCCTGCGGCCCGCATCAGCGGGAGCACCGCCCGGGTCGTGTTGATCAGGCCGAACACATTGACGTCGAACAGGGACCGCGCTTCGGCATCGGTGACCTCTTCCAGCGCACCGAGCAACCCACGGCCTGCGTTGTTGACCAGCACGTCCAGGGTGCCGAACCGGTCGGCCACCGCCGCGACGCCGCGGTCGATCTGGGTCTGGTCGGTCACATCGAGTGTCAGCGGCAGCGCGGCGGGATGCTCGGTGACGTCCCCGGGTAGTGATTCGGGTCGTCTGGCCGCGACGGCCACCTGGTCGCCTCCGGCAAGGGCGGCGCGTGCGAGCTCCAGGCCGAGTCCGCGACCGGCACCGGTAATCATCCAGACAGTCATTCTTGGTTCCCTTCGTTGATGGTGTGCGGCCGCCACGTCCAGGCGGCCAGAAACCATCGTCAGCGCACCGGGCCAGGCCTGGAAGGGCCAGGGTTTCCGGGGACAAACTGGGCCACCTTCTGTGGTGGTGTCGGTTCCCTGCAGTGGGCAGAATCGGGTGATGCCCCATGGACCCGAAGGATCCGAACCAGGCCTGGCGGCATTCCTGCGCTCTGCGCGGGCGCGGCTGACGCCGGAACAGGCAGGTATCAGCGATATCGGCCGCCGCCGCGTTGCCGGGCTGCGTCGCGAAGAGCTTGCTCTGCTGGCAGGCGTCAGTGTCGACTACTACACGCGGCTGGAGCAGGGACGCAGCAGAAGCGCCTCCACCGAGGTGCTCGATTCTCTGGCCGACGCGCTTCATCTCGACGATGCCGAGCGTGCCCACCTACATGCGATCGCCCGCCCCACCCCCGCCCGTCGACGGCGCGGTCAGAAGCCGCAGCAGGTGCACCCAACGACATGGCTGTTGCTTGACGTGCTCGATGACGCACACAAGCCTGCTTTTGTCCTGGGCCGACGCCTCGATGTGCTGGGGCAGAACCGGCTGGCCGCAGGCCTGGTCGCCGACTTCGCGAGTATGCCTGTCGCAGAACGCAATCAGGCTCGATTCGTCTTCCTCGACCCACACGCCAGGGAGCTCTATGCCGACTGGGACCAGGTTGCCGCTGATACTGCCGCCATGCTCCGGCTGGAAGCGGGACAGCGTCCCGATGACCCCGCCCTCGAAAATCTCGTCGGCGAGCTGTCGATTCACAGCCCCGAATTCCGCCGCCTGTGGGCCCGCAACAACGTCCATCGGCGCAGCATCGGAACCAAGCGCTACCAGCATCCCCTGGTCGGTGCGCTCGACATCACCTATCAGGCAATGACTCCCGGTGACGACCCCGAGCAGACGCTGTTCGTCTACCACGCCGACGCCGGGTCCCCGTCGGAACACGCATTGCGCCTACTGGCCGACATGCTGACCGGCGCCGCGCCGGTCAGCGAGCGACGATCACCGACGAGCCGTGACCGAACAGGCCCTGGTTGGCGGTGACGCCGACCTTCGCGCCGTCGACCTGACGTCCGGTCGCCTGCCCCTTGAGCTGCCAGGTCAATTCGCAGACCTGGGCGATGGCCTGGGCGGGGATTGCCTCGCCGAAGCAGGCCAGCCCGCCGGAGGGATTGACCGGCACGCGGCCGCCGAGGCTGGTGGCACCGCTGCGCAGCAGTTGCTCGGCTTCGCCCCTGGCGCACAGGCCGAGGTGCTCATACCAGTCCAGTTCCAAAGCCGTTGACAGGTCGTAGACTTCGGCGACACTGACGTCGTCGGGTCCGATACCGGCCTCGGCATACGCGGCATCGAGAATCTGATCCTTGAACACCCGCTCTGGTCCGGGCACCACCGCAGTGGAATCTGTTGCGATGTCGGGCAATTCGGGGAGGTGCTGGGGATACTGCGGGGTAACGGTGCTGACCGCGCGAACCGACGGAACGCCTTCGACCGAACCGAGGTGCTTCTCCGCGAACGACTTGCTCGCCACGATCAGGGCCGCCGCACCATCGGAGGTCGCGCAGATGTCAAGCAGCCGAAGGGGATCGGCCACCATGGGGCTGGCCAGTACGTCGCCGATGGAGGTTTCCTTGCGGAACCGGGCGTTGGGATTGTTCAGGCCGTGGCGGGCATTCTTGACCTTGACGTTGGCGAAATCCTCCAGCGTCGCGCCGTAGAGATCCATCCGGCGGCGGGCCAGCAGGGCGAAGTACACGGGGTTGGTGGCGCCGATGAGGTGAAAGCGCTGCCAGTCAGGGTCGTTCCGGCGCTCCCCACCGACCGGGGCGAAGAACCCCTTGGGTGTGGTGTCGGCTCCGATCACCAGGGCGACATCGCAGAATCCCGCCAGAATCTGCGCGCGGGCGCTCTGCAGGGCCTGCGATCCGCTGGCGCACGCCGCGTAGCTGGACGACACGGGCACACCGTTCCAGCCGAGTTTCTGCGCGAATGTCGCACCGGCGACAAAACCCGGGTAGCCGTTGCGGATCGTGTCGGCGCCCGCCACCAACTGGATCTGTCGCCAGTCCAGCCCGGCCTCGGCCAACGCCGCGCGGGCGGCCACCACGCCGTACTCGGTGAAGTCTCGGCCCCATTTACCCCACGGGTGCATGCCCGCGCCGAGGATGTAGACCGGGTCCGGGCTCATGGCAGCCTCCATGCATAGGTGACCCGCTCGACGCCGTCGTCGTCGGTGTACAGCGTTTCGGTGGTCAGCTCCATCTCGACGCCGACCTTCAGGTCCGCGGCCAGCGTGCCGTCGACCACCTTGCCCAGCACGATGAGGCCTTCATCGGCGAGTTCGACTGCCGCGACCGCGAAGGGCTCGAACGGGTCGGGTGAGGGGTACGGAGGCGGCGGTGCATAGCGGTTCTCGGTGTAGCTCCACACTTTCCCGCGGCGCGACAACGCCACCGAGTCCAACGCGTCGCCGTCGCAGGCGGGGTTCGGGCAGCCGTTCGGACGAGGCGGAAAGACATACGTTCCGCACTGCGGACACTTGCTGCCGATCAGATGGGGGTTCCCGGCGTCGTCGGTGTCCCACCACCCGTCGATGGCCGGCTGGTTGGCTTGCGTCGCTCCTGGCACGCGGGTCAGCGTACCGGAGAACTGAAACGTGTTGCAGTTTTGGGGTGGTCGGAGGGCGCACCTCGCATGTCCCGGTTGTCGGAGCCGGTGCCTAGAGTTAGGAGCGTGAGCCCCGCCAAGACAGCATCAACGAAGGCCCCCGCCAGACCCAGCAAGCAGCCTGGTGACAAGCCCACCCTGATGCTGCTGGACGGCAACTCGCTGGCCTTCCGCGCGTTCTACGCATTGCCTGCCGAGAACTTCAAGACCCAGGGCGGCCTGACCACCAACGCGGTGTACGGCTTCACGGCGATGCTGATCAATCTGCTGCGCGACGAGGCCCCGACCCACATCGCCGCCGCGTTCGACGTGTCCCGGCAGACCTTCCGCCTGGAGAAGTATCCGGAGTACAAGGCGGGCAGGTCCGCCACCCCGGATGAGTTCCGCGGGCAGATCGACATCACCAAAGAGGTGCTCGCCGCCCTGGGCATCACCGTGCTCGCCGAGGTGGGCTTCGAGGCCGATGACCTGATCGCCACGCTGGCCACCCAGGCCGAGGCCGAGGGATATCGGGTGCTGGTGGTCACCGGTGACCGGGACGCGCTCCAGTTGGTCAGCGACGACGTGACCGTCCTCTATCCGATCAAGGGCGTCAGCGAGCTGACCAGGTTCACGCCGGAGGCGGTGGCGAACAAGTACGGCCTCACTCCCGCCCAGTATCCCGACTTCGCCGCGCTGCGCGGCGATCCCAGTGACAACCTGCCGGGCATCCCAGGCGTAGGGGAGAAGACCGCCACCAAATGGATCGCCGAGTACGGCTCGCTGCAGGCACTGGTGGACAACGTCGACAAGGTCAAGGGCAAGGTCGGGGACTCGCTACGGGCGAACCTGGCCAATGTGCTGCTCAACCGTGAGCTCACCGACCTGGTCAAGGACGTACCCCTGGCGCAGACGCCGGACACCCTGCGCATGCAGCCCTGGAACCGCGACCAGATTCACCGGCTGTTCGACGACCTCGAGTTCCGGGTGCTGCGGGACCGGTTGTTCGACACCCTGGCATCGGCAGATCCGGAGACCGACCAGGGTTTCGATGTGCGGGGCGGTCTGCTCGAACCGGGCACACTGGCGGCCTGGCTGGCCGCACACACCGGGGAGGGCCGATCCGGGCTCGCGGTGGTGGGCACCCATCTGGCCTTCGATGCCGACGCCACCGCGGTGGCCATCGTCGCCGCTGATGGCGAGGGAATCTATATCGACACCACGAAGCTGACGCCTGAGGACGAGGCGGCGCTCGCATCCTGGCTCGCAGACCCGGAAGCGCCGAAAGCGCTGCACGAGGCCAAGCTGGCGATGCACGACCTGGAGGGCCGCGGTTGGCGGCTCGCCGGAGTCACCTCCGATACCGCGTTGGCTGCCTACCTGGTGCGTCCCGGGCAACGCAGCTTCGCCCTCGATGATCTCTCGGTGCGCTACCTGCGCCGCGAGCTGCGCGCCGATACCCCTGAGCAGCAGCAACTTTCACTGCTCGATGAGGACGGCGACGATGTCGACGACCAAGCGGTGCAGACGCTGATCCTGCGGGCCGGCGCGGTCGCCGACCTGGCCGACGCGCTTGACGAGGAGCTCGCCCGGATCGACTCCTCGGCGCTGCTCGGTCAGATGGAGCTCCCGGTGCAGCGGGTGCTGGCCGAGCTGGAAAGCAACGGCATTGCCATCGACGTGAAGCTGCTCGGCGAACTGCAGAGTGAGTTCGCCGACCAGATCCGCGACGCCGCTGAGGCCGCATACGCGGTGATCGGCAAGCAGATCAATCTCGGATCGCCCAAACAGCTGCAGACGGTGCTGTTCGACGAGCTCGAGATGCCCAAGACCAAGAAGACCAAGACCGGTTACACCACTGACGCCGATGCGCTGCAGTCGTTGTTCGACAAAACCGGCCACCCGTTCCTGCAGCATCTGTTGACCCACCGCGACGTCACCCGGCTGAAGGTCACCGTCGACGGCCTGCTCAACGCGGTGGCTTCCGACGGACGCATTCACACCACCTTCAATCAGACGATCGCGGCGACCGGCAGGCTGTCTTCTACCGAGCCGAACCTGCAGAACATCCCGATCCGCACCGACGCCGGCCGCCGCATCCGCGACGGTTTCGTCGTGGGGGCCGGGTACGCCGAACTCATGACCGCTGACTACAGCCAGATCGAGATGCGGATCATGGCCCACCTCTCGCGGGACGCGGGCCTTATCGAAGCGTTCAACACCGGCGAGGATCTGCACTCGTTCGTCGCCTCACGCGCCTTCGACGTCCCGATCGACGAGGTGACGCCCGAGTTGCGACGGCGGGTCAAGGCGATGTCCTACGGGCTGGCGTACGGGTTGAGCGCGTACGGGTTGTCCGCGCAGCTCAAGATCTCCACCGAAGAAGCCAAACTGCAGATGGACCAGTACTTCTCGCGGTTCGGCGGCATCCGCGACTACCTGCGTGACGTGGTGGATCAGGCGCGCAAAGACGGCTACACCTCCACGGTGTTCGGGCGCCGGCGCTACCTGCCGGAGCTCGACAGCAGCAACCGCAACGTCCGCGAGGCAGCGGAACGGGCCGCACTCAACGCGCCGATTCAGGGCAGCGCCGCCGACATCATCAAGGTCGCGATGATCAACGTCGACCAGGCGATCAAGGAGGCCGGGCTCAAGACGCGGATGCTGCTTCAGGTGCACGACGAGCTGCTGCTCGAGGTCGCCGAGGGCGAACGCGACCAGGTCGAGGCATTGGTCCGCGACAAGATGGGTTCGGCGTACCCGCTCGATGTTCCGTTGGAGGTGTCAGTGGGGTACGGCCGCAGCTGGGACGCGGCCGCCCACTGATCCTCGGTCAGGTGGTCACTTCTTCTTGAGATCGAAGCGGTCGTTGTTGGCTACCTTGGCCCACGCGGCTGCGAAGTCGTTGACGAACTTGCCCTTGTTGTCGTCTTGGGCGTACACCTCGGCAAGCCCACGCAGGACCGAGTTCGAGCCGAACACCAGGTCGTTGGCCGTCGCCGTCCACTTGGGCTGACCCGAATTGCGGTCGCGCCCCTCGTAGACGTTCTCGGTGGACTTCGAGGGCTTCCACTCGGTGCTCATGTCGAGCAGGTTCACGAAGAAGTCGGTGGTCAGTACGCCTGGCCTGTCGGTGAACACGCCGTGCTTGCTGCCGCCGTGGTTGGCCCCGAGCACCCGCATACCGCCAATGAGCACGGTCAGCTCCGGACCGGTGAGGTCCAGCATGTAGGCCTTGTCCAGCAGCAGTTTCTCCAACGGGGTCTTCTCGCCGGACCGGACGAAGTTGCGGAAGCCGTCGGCGCGCGGTTCCAGCACGGCGAACGACTCGACGTCGGTCAGCTCCTGAGAGGTGTCGGTGCGGCCCGGAGTGAACGGGACGGTGACGTCGAACCCGGCGTCCTTGGCGGCCTTCTCCACCGCCGCTGCGCCGGCCAGCACGATCAGGTCGGCCAGCGAGACCTTCTTGCCGCCGGCTGCCGAACCGTTGAAGTTCTGCTGGATCTGCTCGAGCGCGGACAGCACCTGGGCCAGCTCGGCCGGTTCATTGGCGGTCCAACCCTTTTGCGGTTCCAGGCGGATCCGTGCCCCGTTCGCACCACCGCGCTTGTCGGTGCCGCGGAAGCTCGAAGCCGACGCCCAGGCCGTCTTCACCAGCTGCTGAACCGACAGGCCGGAGTCGAGCACCTTGGCCTTGAGCGAGCTGATGTCCTGCTCGTCGATCAACGCGCCTTCGACCGCCGGTACCGGGTCCTGCCACAGCTGCGGCTCGGGAATCCACGGTCCCCGGTAGCGGGTGATCGGGCCCATGTCGCGGTGCAGCAGCTTGTACCAAGCCTTGCCGAACGCCTCGTTGAACTCCTCGGGATGGTCGAGCCATCGCCGGGTGATCTGTCCGTAGATCGGGTCGACCCGCATGGCGACGTCGGTGACCAGCATCGTGGGCTTGCGCGGCGGCCCGTCGAACGGATCCGGGATGATCGGTTCCGCATCCTTGGCCTCGAACTGCCAGGCGTCGGCCGGGCTCTTGGTCAGCTCCCACTCGTTGCCGTACAGGAGTTCCAGGAAGCGGTTGTCCCACTGGGTCGGGGTGTCGGTCCAGACCACCTCGAGGCCGCTGGTGACGGTGTCGCGGCCCTTGCCGGTGCCGAACGCGCATTTCCACCCCAGGCCCTGCTGTTCGATCGGGGCACCTTCGGGTTCCGGTCCCACCAGGTCGCCGCTGGCGGCGCCGTGGGTCTTGCCGAGGGTGTGGCCACCGACGATCAGTGCGGCGGTTTCCTCGTCGTTCATCGCCATCCGCCTGAAGGTCTCGCGGATGTCGTGCGCTGCCGCCACTGGATCCGGCTTGCCTTCGGGGCCTTCCGGATTGACGTAGATCAGGCCCATGGTGGTGGCGCCGAACGGTTCGGCGAGCTCGCGCTCACCGGAGTAGCGCTTGTCGGTGCCCAGCCAGGTGTCCTCCTGGCCCCACAACGTCTCCTCGGGTTCATAGATGTCTTCGCGGCCGAAGGCGAAGCCGAAGGTCTTGAAGCCCGACGCCTCCAGCGCACAGTTACCGGCGAACACGATCAGGTCGGCCCAGGAAAGCTTGTTGCCGTACTTCTGCTTGATCGGCCACAGCAGCCGTCGCGACTTGTCCAGGCTGACGTTGTCGGGCCAGCTGTTGAGCGGGGCGAAGCGCTGGCTGCCCTGACCGCCGCCACCGCGGCCGTCGAAGATGCGGTACGTGCCCGCGGAGTGCCAGCTCATCCGGATGAAGAGACCGCCATAGCTGCCGTAGTCGGCCGGCCACCAGTCCTGCGAGTCGGTCATCAACGCGATGACGTCGGCCTTGAGCGCTTCAGCGTCGAGATTCTTGACCTCCTCGCCGTAGTCGAAGGTCTCACCGAACGGGTTGCCTTTCGACGACTGGCGGTGCAGGACGGAGATGTCGATCTGGTCGGGCCACCAGTCCTGGTTGGTCAGGGGGGCGTGCGCTTTCGGTTCGGGGGAGTGGATGGTCGGGTTTTCGGTCTCGCTGTGGCTGGCCGTTTTCGAAGCAGCGTGGGGCGGGCGGGCATCGGAGGTATCTGAGGACGACTCTTGTGAAGACGGCGTATCGGACGACACGGTGTTTCCCTTCATTTGCCAAACAGCATGTGGGTGCTGGCCACCCCGGACGTAGTCAGGAACTTCGAACAGTTGTGGAGGGCGCGCAGTCAGGGCACAGCCCCCAATAGATGACCTCGGCCTCGTCGATGGCGAAACCCTGCAAGTCGCCAAGGCCGTCGGAAGGGGTCAGACAGGGCGCTTCACCGACTGCGCAATCGACGTCACCGATGACGCCGCAGGATCGGCACACCACGTGATGGTGGTTGTCACCGACTCGGGACTCGTAGCGGGCCAATGAACCCGACGGCTGGATCCGCCGAACCAAACCCGCCGCGGTCAGCGCGTGCAATACGTCGTACACAGCTTGGCGCGACACCTCCGGCAGTGAGGCGCGCACCGCCCCGAAGATGGTCTCGGTATCGGCGTGGGGGTGGGTCTGTACCGCCTCCAAGACCGCGATACGTGGCCGGGTCACCCGAAGGTGAGCCGACCGCAACCGTTCTGCGTGAACGGGCGTTGGGGCCACATTGGCCACTATGCTCCGTTTTTGGGATGGGTCAACCGTCCGGCGACCGGCTCGCAGCTGACGGTGCGGGTCTGTC
Proteins encoded:
- a CDS encoding lipid-transfer protein → MSPDPVYILGAGMHPWGKWGRDFTEYGVVAARAALAEAGLDWRQIQLVAGADTIRNGYPGFVAGATFAQKLGWNGVPVSSSYAACASGSQALQSARAQILAGFCDVALVIGADTTPKGFFAPVGGERRNDPDWQRFHLIGATNPVYFALLARRRMDLYGATLEDFANVKVKNARHGLNNPNARFRKETSIGDVLASPMVADPLRLLDICATSDGAAALIVASKSFAEKHLGSVEGVPSVRAVSTVTPQYPQHLPELPDIATDSTAVVPGPERVFKDQILDAAYAEAGIGPDDVSVAEVYDLSTALELDWYEHLGLCARGEAEQLLRSGATSLGGRVPVNPSGGLACFGEAIPAQAIAQVCELTWQLKGQATGRQVDGAKVGVTANQGLFGHGSSVIVAR
- a CDS encoding ABC transporter ATP-binding protein; translation: MTNSNDPDRQVLLEIRDAVVHYGRIEALHGVSLTVHQGELVTLLGSNGAGKTTLMRAVSGLRPLTSGSVWFEGRDISRVKAHNRVTEGLIQAPEGRGVFPGMTVTENLEMGCYGRKFPSKAEHRERLDWVFTTFPRLEERATQVGGTLSGGEQQMLAIGRALMARPRVLLLDEPSMGLAPMVISQIFKIISDINAQGTTVLLVEQNAQQALSRSDRAYILETGNITRTGPARDLLADDSIRAAYLGVA
- a CDS encoding branched-chain amino acid ABC transporter permease, giving the protein MTTPITEDKPAKKPSKAMAPGDVLRTWWTERTRIQKWGFGVLGFAVMALMPLYTPTFLDTPGVSFDGVMAQFTMIALVAIGLNVVVGQAGLLDLGYVGFYAVGAYTVALLTSPQSPWNKLGATGFFSTDWAWLSCVPLAIAFTALAGLILGFPTLRLRGDYLAIVTLGFGEIIRLLADNLNDVTNGSRGLGSIGFPQIGDDKVPGGYFSGANAMGDANNGTWWYWLGLFMVAIILLLVGNLERSRVGRAWVAIREDEDAAEVMGVNTFRFKLWAFTIGAAIGGLSGALYAGQVQFVAPTNFNIINSMLFLCAVVLGGQGNKLGVIFGAFVIVYLPNRLLGVHLFGVNLGDLKYLFFGLALVLLMIFRPQGLFPVRQQLLSYGSSARKLLSSADDSKAAA
- a CDS encoding helix-turn-helix transcriptional regulator, with product MPHGPEGSEPGLAAFLRSARARLTPEQAGISDIGRRRVAGLRREELALLAGVSVDYYTRLEQGRSRSASTEVLDSLADALHLDDAERAHLHAIARPTPARRRRGQKPQQVHPTTWLLLDVLDDAHKPAFVLGRRLDVLGQNRLAAGLVADFASMPVAERNQARFVFLDPHARELYADWDQVAADTAAMLRLEAGQRPDDPALENLVGELSIHSPEFRRLWARNNVHRRSIGTKRYQHPLVGALDITYQAMTPGDDPEQTLFVYHADAGSPSEHALRLLADMLTGAAPVSERRSPTSRDRTGPGWR
- a CDS encoding Fe-S protein; this encodes MELLRNVVVLLHIVGFAITFGAWVTEAAAQRFRTSRVMDYGLLVSLVTGLALAAPWPAGIELNYPKIGTKLVLLVILGGVLGMGNARQRRTGESVPRPLFYAVGALSFVTAGIAVLW
- the polA gene encoding DNA polymerase I, with the protein product MSPAKTASTKAPARPSKQPGDKPTLMLLDGNSLAFRAFYALPAENFKTQGGLTTNAVYGFTAMLINLLRDEAPTHIAAAFDVSRQTFRLEKYPEYKAGRSATPDEFRGQIDITKEVLAALGITVLAEVGFEADDLIATLATQAEAEGYRVLVVTGDRDALQLVSDDVTVLYPIKGVSELTRFTPEAVANKYGLTPAQYPDFAALRGDPSDNLPGIPGVGEKTATKWIAEYGSLQALVDNVDKVKGKVGDSLRANLANVLLNRELTDLVKDVPLAQTPDTLRMQPWNRDQIHRLFDDLEFRVLRDRLFDTLASADPETDQGFDVRGGLLEPGTLAAWLAAHTGEGRSGLAVVGTHLAFDADATAVAIVAADGEGIYIDTTKLTPEDEAALASWLADPEAPKALHEAKLAMHDLEGRGWRLAGVTSDTALAAYLVRPGQRSFALDDLSVRYLRRELRADTPEQQQLSLLDEDGDDVDDQAVQTLILRAGAVADLADALDEELARIDSSALLGQMELPVQRVLAELESNGIAIDVKLLGELQSEFADQIRDAAEAAYAVIGKQINLGSPKQLQTVLFDELEMPKTKKTKTGYTTDADALQSLFDKTGHPFLQHLLTHRDVTRLKVTVDGLLNAVASDGRIHTTFNQTIAATGRLSSTEPNLQNIPIRTDAGRRIRDGFVVGAGYAELMTADYSQIEMRIMAHLSRDAGLIEAFNTGEDLHSFVASRAFDVPIDEVTPELRRRVKAMSYGLAYGLSAYGLSAQLKISTEEAKLQMDQYFSRFGGIRDYLRDVVDQARKDGYTSTVFGRRRYLPELDSSNRNVREAAERAALNAPIQGSAADIIKVAMINVDQAIKEAGLKTRMLLQVHDELLLEVAEGERDQVEALVRDKMGSAYPLDVPLEVSVGYGRSWDAAAH
- a CDS encoding Zn-ribbon domain-containing OB-fold protein; its protein translation is MPGATQANQPAIDGWWDTDDAGNPHLIGSKCPQCGTYVFPPRPNGCPNPACDGDALDSVALSRRGKVWSYTENRYAPPPPYPSPDPFEPFAVAAVELADEGLIVLGKVVDGTLAADLKVGVEMELTTETLYTDDDGVERVTYAWRLP
- a CDS encoding SDR family oxidoreductase; translated protein: MTVWMITGAGRGLGLELARAALAGGDQVAVAARRPESLPGDVTEHPAALPLTLDVTDQTQIDRGVAAVADRFGTLDVLVNNAGRGLLGALEEVTDAEARSLFDVNVFGLINTTRAVLPLMRAAGSGKLVHVGSRSGFEGEPGVSMYSASKFAVAGISEALAAELAPFGVQSMVVEPGVLRTDFLDPSSLHLPRHRVAAYAGTPAHATLDWAGQSNHTQLGDPVKAAAFIYRVVSGERLPLHLPVGRDALERREVVAERLARESAPWRDAAADTACDDALEPTT
- a CDS encoding ABC transporter ATP-binding protein, which encodes MTDNPLIDEDMAALHREVHAAEGETLLETQDLTVKFGGLTALDAVNFRIKRGEILGLIGPNGAGKTTCFNAITGVYRPTSGSVTFDGEPLGRIKRHEITRKGIARTFQNIRLWGEMTALENVVVGTDARHLTSVPGALFRTSRHRREEQSAIEKAAALLQFVGIAHRGEEKAKNLPYGDQRRLEIARALATEPKLLCLDEPAAGFNPSEKSALIELIQAIRDDGYTVLLIEHDMRLVMGVTDRIVVLEFGRKIADGLPAEIREDPKVVAAYLGVPDDELE